Genomic window (Cellulosilyticum lentocellum DSM 5427):
CATAAATAACTGTTGTACTTGGTTCTTCTAAAGTAGAATTACCTATTATATTAACGGTATAACCGACTGCTTCTAAATTTTCCTGAGCTGCCGCAGCTGCTCCCCTGATAGCTGTAGCATTTAGAATTTCTATACTTACACTTTTATCTTCTATCACTTTTGATTCTGTACTAGTCTCATCATCATTAAATACGCCTTCAACAAATCCTGGCATAGCCTCCATATCAGGGAAATAATAAGATTTACCGCCTTCATATGCACCTTCACCTGGAATAATATTAAAGCTTAAGTTACTTGAATCCATTGATTTTAAATAAGGTAAATAACTTGGTATATCACTTAATTTAATGTCAGTGGTAACTGTTTTAAAAATAGTATTAATAATGTTTGGCACCTTTGTGATAATACCAGGACTTGTTACTTTTTTAGCAAATGCTTCTAAGAATAGCTGTTGTGTTTTAATACGTCCTACATCGCCTTCTGCGTAACCTTTTCTAAATCTTACAAGACCTTCTGCTGCCTCACCATCTAATAATTGTGGGCCTGGGTCTAAATGTATGTGTAAATCAGCATAATTATCATCATAATGAAGACCATTACCATCAAGTACAGGTACATCTACCTCTACTCCACCAATAGCATCTACAATTTGTTTAAATGCATCAATAGTAATAATGACATAGTTGTCAATCTGGATACCTAACATATTCTCTATTTCATCTATAGTAAATTCTCTAATGTGCTCGATACCTGCATAGCTGGTCATTTCATTAATTTTTGAAACATTAACAG
Coding sequences:
- a CDS encoding LCP family protein translates to MSEKKKLKKKQKKALGRIFFRVMVITFIIAALVIGGLIFAYNHFLYKGNPFNGSNKEPDPINKTLAVFGVDEDGYRTDVIFVLNYNSETGKSKVISIPRDTKVEWSQEQQERMEEYKGYSVNVSKINEMTSYAGIEHIREFTIDEIENMLGIQIDNYVIITIDAFKQIVDAIGGVEVDVPVLDGNGLHYDDNYADLHIHLDPGPQLLDGEAAEGLVRFRKGYAEGDVGRIKTQQLFLEAFAKKVTSPGIITKVPNIINTIFKTVTTDIKLSDIPSYLPYLKSMDSSNLSFNIIPGEGAYEGGKSYYFPDMEAMPGFVEGVFNDDETSTESKVIEDKSVSIEILNATAIRGAAAAAQENLEAVGYTVNIIGNSTLEEPSTTVIYAKEVEKANQFKKYYPNAIIKQNQNMNYDIQIILGNDIQ